The DNA region AACAACTACTAATTTGTTAAATAAAACAAATTTACCTTTGATTAAAGATGGTGCAATTTTAATGAATTTAGGTCGAGGTGGAATTATAAATGAATTAGATTTAGCTACTATTATTGATACTAAAGAACTATATTGTGGTATTGATGTTGTATCTAAAGAACCAATAGAACAAACTTCTCCTCTACTTAAAGTACAAAATAAAGATAGACTAGCTTTAACTCCACATATTGGTTGGGCATCAGTTGAATCTAGAAATGAGTTAATTAAACTTATTGTTATGAATATACATGAATTTGTAAATTAATACATATTGTAATTTGTATTGGAGTAAAAATGAACTATTTGCAATATACATCAAAAGAGATGTACTCTTCTACGGAACTTATTCGTAAAAGTAAATATATTTTTGAGAAATTAAATAAAAAAGAGATTGAAAAAGCTGTGATTTTAAGAGATGGAAAACCAAGTTTCATGTTACTTGATTTTGAAAGTTATGAAAAAATCATGGAAGAATATATGAACTTAAAGAATTCAAATCTCAATGTTCAAAATGAAAATCAATCTAAAAATAAAATTCAAAAAGTAAATGAAGAAAAAATAGAAATTCAACCCCAAACACAAGAAAGTTTGGATGAACAAGAACTAAAAAAAGCTTTAGATGAGATTGATAATATTTCATTTGATGATATAATTTCTAAAGATAAAGATAAAGATGAAGATCTTGAAGAAGTCTATATAGAAGAAAGACCTATTGATAAAAATGAAAAGTCATTAAAAGAGTTTTGGGAATAATTACTGTTTGATATAATTGTAATAGGTTCTATTGCAGCTGTTATAACAGCTGCAATCTATGTATTTAATTGTTTTTTTATTTTAAAATACAATTTTTTAAATTTTTTTCTTTCTCCCAACCAAGTTTTTTTAATTCAGGTTCATCTAAAAAGTTGTTTGTGTAACCAATACATAAATAACCAATTAGTTTATACTCTTTAGATACTTTTAAAGCTTTTCTAATTTTTTTTGGTTTAATAATAGATACCCACCCTATTCCTATATTCAAAGCTCTTGCAGTTAGCCACATATTATGTATCGCACAAACTACAGAGTATTCTCCACTTCTCTTCATATAGGTTTGTCCTAATACTTCTTTGTTATTTTTTTTATAAAAAACAGCAATATTTATAGGTGATTCTTTAATACCTTCAAGTTTTAGTTTTTTGTAAAGAGGTCTATCTTTAAATTTTTTAAAACTTTTTAAATAGTTCTTTTTAAAGTTTTTATATATTTCATTTTTTTGTTTATTTTTTTTAACTATTTTAAAATGCCAAGGTTGAGAATATCCTACTGAAGGTGCTTTAAGAGCAGC from Malaciobacter molluscorum LMG 25693 includes:
- the bluB gene encoding 5,6-dimethylbenzimidazole synthase, with protein sequence MLKFKKKELKTLNKIITSRRDIRGNNFIDKKVSKKKLKIILKAALKAPSVGYSQPWHFKIVKKNKQKNEIYKNFKKNYLKSFKKFKDRPLYKKLKLEGIKESPINIAVFYKKNNKEVLGQTYMKRSGEYSVVCAIHNMWLTARALNIGIGWVSIIKPKKIRKALKVSKEYKLIGYLCIGYTNNFLDEPELKKLGWEKEKNLKNCILK